The following are from one region of the Chryseobacterium shigense genome:
- the serS gene encoding serine--tRNA ligase: MLQVNFLRDNKERVLEGLQKRQFKNLGLVDDAIATDDERKRIQFELDSQLSEINKISKEIGLLMKEGKKEEAESAKSKTAQFKESGKELQSQLDVTEKALLDILYQIPNIPFEAVKSGASAEDNENIFQSHDVEGLGEGAIPHWELAKKYNLIDFELGVKIAGAGFPVYLGKGARLQRALVQYFLDKNVEKGYMEVNPPHVVNEASGYGTGQLPDKEGQMYHVGLDDLYLIPTAEVPVTNLYRDVLLEEKDLPIKNTAFSQCYRREAGSYGAHVRGLNRLHQFEKVEIVRLEKPENSYAALEEMVEHIKEILTDLELPFRVLRLCGGDTGFASAMTYDFEVWSAAQEMWLEVSSVSNFETFQSNRLKCRFKTEGKSQLVHTLNGSAMALPRIMAALLENNQTAEGIKIPKKIAEYARFDLIN; this comes from the coding sequence ATGTTACAAGTCAATTTTTTACGCGACAATAAAGAACGCGTTTTAGAAGGTCTTCAGAAAAGACAATTCAAGAATCTTGGGTTGGTAGACGATGCTATTGCTACTGACGACGAAAGAAAAAGAATCCAGTTTGAATTAGATTCCCAGCTTTCCGAGATCAACAAAATCTCCAAAGAAATCGGACTTTTGATGAAAGAAGGAAAGAAAGAAGAGGCGGAGTCTGCAAAATCTAAAACAGCACAATTTAAAGAATCGGGTAAAGAACTGCAGTCCCAATTAGATGTAACGGAGAAAGCCTTGCTGGATATTTTATACCAGATTCCGAATATTCCGTTTGAAGCGGTAAAAAGCGGAGCTTCTGCAGAAGACAATGAAAATATTTTCCAGTCTCACGATGTGGAAGGCCTTGGAGAAGGCGCTATTCCTCACTGGGAGCTGGCCAAAAAATATAACCTGATCGATTTTGAGTTAGGGGTAAAGATTGCAGGGGCAGGTTTCCCTGTTTATTTAGGTAAGGGAGCAAGACTTCAGAGAGCTTTGGTTCAGTATTTCCTTGATAAGAATGTTGAAAAAGGATATATGGAAGTAAATCCTCCTCACGTTGTCAACGAGGCTTCAGGATACGGAACAGGGCAGCTTCCTGATAAAGAAGGGCAGATGTACCATGTAGGTTTAGATGATCTTTACCTGATCCCAACGGCAGAAGTTCCTGTAACGAACCTTTACCGTGATGTATTGCTTGAAGAAAAGGATCTTCCTATCAAAAATACGGCTTTCTCTCAGTGTTACAGAAGAGAAGCGGGAAGTTACGGAGCTCATGTAAGAGGCCTGAACCGTCTTCACCAGTTCGAAAAAGTAGAGATCGTAAGACTTGAAAAGCCTGAAAATTCTTATGCTGCATTAGAAGAAATGGTAGAACACATCAAAGAAATCCTTACAGATCTTGAGCTTCCGTTCAGAGTATTGAGACTTTGTGGTGGTGATACAGGTTTTGCATCTGCAATGACCTATGATTTTGAAGTTTGGAGCGCAGCACAGGAAATGTGGCTTGAGGTAAGCTCTGTATCTAATTTTGAAACATTCCAGTCAAACCGTTTGAAATGCCGTTTCAAAACAGAAGGAAAATCTCAGCTGGTGCATACCTTGAATGGTTCTGCAATGGCCCTTCCAAGAATTATGGCTGCTTTGCTTGAAAACAACCAGACTGCGGAAGGTATCAAAATTCCTAAGAAAATTGCAGAATATGCAAGATTCGATCTGATTAACTAG
- a CDS encoding lipopolysaccharide biosynthesis protein, producing the protein MFLNKLKRLNSSHITTIFKGNFISKFVLVIGGLLLAKYYGSSEYGIFSIYLSIMSIFTVVLSLAQEHMIMLEGNEQDVNNNFSAAGIVSAIVMLLAFLLVFIPFDIPKNILFLGIFTGFIYLFTNNAKFLLAKKKLFKLVSVLTIIDSLVSFLFQVLFVFIKIENGLVIGSLIGYIAAFLAALYCSRKYFVKPDVKRYIANAKKRPELFKYSYPSTLINALGNNIMPILISLYFADSLLGEYSLAVKIMSVPLLLISSSIATVYYPKAAEINNKGKSRNELFAYTKKMSLMNFYIIFGLYILINVIGIPVLKMFFNKNWEHLGLFIFLMSFGYLTRSLINPISDILTILKRNNVALVFNIYLFLANIAAIFIGKEMGISYLVGIFSGFLFIGYGFLYFYIMLILKKNESD; encoded by the coding sequence ATGTTTTTAAATAAACTCAAAAGATTAAACAGCAGCCACATCACCACCATCTTTAAGGGGAACTTTATTTCCAAGTTCGTTCTGGTGATCGGAGGGCTTTTACTGGCGAAATATTACGGGTCTTCCGAATACGGTATTTTCAGTATTTACCTGAGTATTATGAGCATCTTTACGGTGGTTTTAAGTCTTGCACAGGAACATATGATTATGCTTGAAGGCAATGAGCAGGATGTGAATAATAATTTTAGTGCGGCAGGTATCGTTTCAGCGATAGTTATGCTTTTGGCTTTCCTGTTGGTCTTCATTCCTTTTGATATTCCGAAAAATATTTTATTTCTTGGGATTTTTACGGGTTTCATCTATTTGTTCACGAATAATGCGAAATTTCTGCTGGCCAAGAAAAAACTTTTCAAGCTGGTATCTGTATTAACGATCATAGATTCTTTGGTGAGCTTTCTGTTTCAGGTACTGTTTGTATTTATTAAGATTGAAAACGGGCTTGTTATCGGTAGTCTGATAGGATATATTGCAGCTTTTCTTGCCGCTTTATATTGTTCAAGAAAATATTTCGTAAAGCCTGATGTGAAGCGCTATATCGCCAATGCAAAGAAAAGGCCTGAGCTTTTTAAATATTCATATCCTTCTACCCTGATCAATGCTTTAGGCAATAATATCATGCCGATCCTGATTTCGCTTTATTTTGCAGACTCTTTATTGGGAGAATATTCTTTAGCTGTAAAAATAATGTCGGTTCCGCTTCTTCTGATCTCATCCTCCATTGCTACGGTTTATTATCCGAAAGCCGCAGAAATCAATAACAAAGGCAAAAGCAGAAACGAGCTGTTTGCTTACACGAAGAAAATGAGCCTGATGAATTTCTATATCATTTTTGGATTATACATTCTCATTAATGTAATTGGTATCCCTGTCCTGAAAATGTTTTTCAATAAAAACTGGGAACATCTGGGGCTGTTTATTTTCCTGATGTCTTTCGGATATCTTACGCGAAGCCTTATCAATCCTATTTCCGATATTCTGACGATCTTAAAGCGGAATAATGTTGCCCTGGTTTTTAATATTTATCTTTTCCTGGCCAATATTGCTGCAATCTTTATTGGAAAAGAAATGGGAATCAGCTATCTGGTGGGGATTTTTTCAGGTTTCTTGTTTATCGGCTATGGATTTTTGTATTTTTACATCATGCTTATTCTGAAGAAAAATGAATCCGATTAA
- a CDS encoding acyltransferase — protein sequence MNPIKKFIEYQIFHRINNFFYPEYYRQKYDYLLPHVLFFTYLIPQKILRINGKVPWPVHFTSEIRGYQNIKKGILCDPGDNPNIYIQANNGIIIGSNVGFGAGSSLISANHNHNDHSIHDECGPIVIGNNVFVGTNSVILPGVKIGDNVVIGAGSIVAKDIPSNSIAVGNPCKVIKQKEPYIEDFTQTVFNRKLPEGFNLKF from the coding sequence ATGAATCCGATTAAAAAATTTATTGAATACCAGATTTTCCATAGAATTAATAATTTTTTCTATCCTGAATATTACCGCCAGAAGTATGATTACCTGCTTCCTCATGTGCTTTTCTTCACGTATTTAATTCCACAAAAAATATTGAGGATCAACGGAAAAGTTCCGTGGCCTGTACATTTTACTTCGGAAATCAGAGGGTATCAGAATATTAAGAAAGGTATTTTGTGCGATCCGGGAGATAATCCCAATATTTATATCCAGGCCAATAATGGTATTATTATCGGAAGTAATGTGGGTTTCGGAGCGGGATCTTCGCTGATTTCTGCCAATCACAATCATAATGATCACAGTATTCATGATGAATGCGGCCCGATTGTTATTGGTAATAATGTTTTTGTAGGGACTAATTCTGTAATCCTTCCGGGGGTAAAAATTGGGGACAATGTGGTAATTGGAGCAGGCTCTATTGTTGCCAAAGATATTCCTTCCAATTCTATTGCGGTTGGAAACCCATGCAAGGTAATCAAACAAAAAGAACCTTACATTGAAGACTTTACGCAGACTGTTTTCAACCGAAAACTGCCTGAAGGCTTCAATCTAAAGTTCTGA
- a CDS encoding (Fe-S)-binding protein, producing the protein MDFSIKTMAEYAAEGKAPEVLFWVGCAGSFDDRAKKITKAFCKILNKIGVEFAVLGQEESCTGDPAKRAGNEFVFQMMALTNIEVLNAYEVKKIVTACPHCFNTLKNEYPSLGGHFDVVHHTQFLKSLMEEGRLKIEGGAFRGKKITFHDPCYLGRANDEYEAPRMLLEKLDAELVEMKRCKTNGLCCGAGGAQMFKEPEKGNKDINIERTEEALSFEPKVIATGCPFCNTMMTDGVKHFNKNTEVAVKDIVELLAEADDL; encoded by the coding sequence ATGGATTTCAGTATAAAAACAATGGCAGAATATGCTGCCGAAGGAAAAGCCCCGGAAGTTTTATTCTGGGTTGGATGCGCCGGAAGTTTTGACGACCGAGCCAAAAAAATTACAAAAGCATTTTGCAAGATATTAAATAAAATAGGAGTTGAATTTGCCGTTCTTGGACAGGAAGAAAGCTGTACAGGAGATCCCGCAAAAAGAGCCGGTAACGAATTTGTTTTCCAGATGATGGCCCTTACCAATATTGAGGTCCTGAATGCTTATGAAGTGAAAAAGATCGTTACGGCATGTCCTCACTGTTTCAACACCCTTAAAAATGAATATCCAAGCTTAGGAGGGCATTTTGATGTGGTACACCATACCCAGTTCCTTAAATCATTGATGGAAGAAGGAAGGCTGAAGATAGAAGGAGGAGCCTTCAGAGGGAAAAAGATCACTTTCCACGATCCTTGCTACCTTGGAAGAGCCAATGACGAGTATGAAGCTCCAAGAATGCTTCTTGAAAAGCTGGATGCAGAACTAGTGGAAATGAAACGCTGCAAAACCAACGGTTTATGTTGTGGGGCAGGAGGCGCACAGATGTTTAAAGAACCTGAAAAAGGAAATAAAGACATCAATATCGAAAGAACCGAAGAAGCCTTGTCTTTCGAGCCTAAAGTGATTGCTACAGGATGTCCTTTCTGTAATACAATGATGACGGATGGCGTAAAACATTTTAACAAGAACACGGAAGTAGCCGTAAAAGATATTGTAGAACTTCTTGCAGAAGCAGACGATCTGTAA
- a CDS encoding (Fe-S)-binding protein produces the protein MQYIDNIIFLILLVAGFGLFAKSLQKIYRNIRLGREINRSDRKSERWETMATVAMGQSKMGKRPVAGILHLFVYVGFVIINIELIEIIVDGIFGTHRFLASIFGDMFYSFFTATLEVLALLVIIGVVIFFIRRNFYGVKRLNMKELFGWPKNDANWILIIEFALMMAFFSMNASESVLQARNAEGFHHIGSFPISQMLFVPFLEVFSFDNGFLIFIERSAWWFHFVGILFFMNYLYYSKHLHIILAFPSTWYSNLDEKGKFNNLDSVTKEIKLMMDPNADPYAAPAEGAEADVPSKFGAEDIFDLNQVQLLNAYSCTECGRCTSVCPANITGKKLSPRLILMKTRDRLEEVGRNIDKNGKFEDDGKRLLNDYITKEELWACTTCNACTEACPVLLDPLSIIFEMRRFLVMEQSAAPQELNLMMTNVENNAAPWQYNQADRLNWANEN, from the coding sequence ATGCAGTACATCGATAACATTATTTTTCTGATCTTATTAGTGGCGGGATTCGGGCTGTTTGCCAAAAGTCTGCAAAAGATCTACAGAAATATCAGGTTAGGAAGAGAAATCAACAGAAGCGACAGGAAATCCGAGCGCTGGGAAACCATGGCCACAGTAGCTATGGGCCAGAGCAAAATGGGCAAACGTCCTGTAGCAGGTATTCTTCACCTTTTTGTATATGTAGGTTTTGTGATTATCAACATTGAGCTGATAGAAATTATTGTTGACGGAATCTTTGGAACCCACAGATTTTTAGCCTCCATTTTTGGAGATATGTTCTACAGTTTCTTTACGGCAACTTTAGAAGTACTGGCTCTTTTAGTAATAATTGGAGTGGTTATTTTCTTTATCAGAAGAAATTTCTACGGAGTGAAAAGACTTAATATGAAAGAACTTTTCGGCTGGCCTAAAAACGATGCCAACTGGATTCTGATCATTGAATTTGCTCTGATGATGGCTTTCTTTAGCATGAATGCTTCGGAGTCTGTTTTGCAGGCAAGAAATGCAGAAGGCTTTCACCATATCGGTTCTTTCCCGATCAGCCAGATGCTTTTCGTTCCGTTCCTGGAAGTATTCAGCTTTGACAATGGATTCTTAATTTTTATTGAAAGAAGCGCATGGTGGTTCCACTTTGTAGGAATCCTGTTCTTTATGAACTACCTTTATTATTCCAAGCATTTACACATTATTCTTGCATTTCCAAGTACATGGTATTCAAATCTTGATGAAAAAGGAAAATTCAATAACCTTGATTCAGTAACAAAAGAAATCAAATTAATGATGGACCCCAACGCAGACCCTTATGCCGCTCCGGCTGAAGGTGCTGAAGCTGATGTTCCCTCTAAATTTGGTGCAGAAGATATATTTGACCTTAATCAGGTACAGCTGCTTAATGCCTACTCATGTACAGAATGCGGAAGATGTACTTCCGTATGCCCTGCCAATATTACAGGTAAAAAACTTTCTCCGAGATTAATTCTTATGAAAACAAGAGACAGGTTAGAGGAAGTAGGAAGAAATATTGACAAAAACGGGAAATTCGAAGACGATGGAAAGAGGCTCCTGAATGATTATATCACAAAAGAAGAACTTTGGGCATGTACTACATGTAATGCATGTACGGAAGCCTGTCCGGTACTGCTGGATCCCCTTTCCATTATTTTTGAAATGAGAAGATTCCTTGTAATGGAACAGTCTGCTGCTCCTCAGGAACTCAATCTCATGATGACGAATGTGGAAAACAATGCTGCTCCGTGGCAGTATAATCAGGCAGACCGTCTGAATTGGGCCAATGAAAATTAA
- a CDS encoding MlaD family protein, which produces MKLSKELKAGVIALLAIVGFVLLFQFMKGRSLFTTDNIFYAKYDNVEGLAQSSAVSINGLKVGQVDKIIPRTAKDGKISFVVKITVDDKFEFSKNSTLEIFEPGLMSGKEMRVNLMYGGPTAKDGDTLQGAFKLGTLGSLSSQVGPVKDQLQTVLHRVDSLMANANQLVDGQNRAEIKALLANLNKTVGALETTAGSVNTLVGHNDPKLQKVLDDASVTMQSGKVTLDKYGNLAESIDTKKLNATIANLDATVGKLNQVIAGVDNGQGSLGKLMKDEQLYNNLNSASTNLNSLIEDMKANPKRYINFSVFGKNNKD; this is translated from the coding sequence GTGAAGTTGAGTAAAGAATTAAAAGCTGGTGTAATTGCACTTCTAGCTATAGTAGGCTTTGTGTTGTTGTTTCAATTCATGAAAGGCAGAAGTCTTTTTACTACTGACAATATATTTTACGCAAAATACGATAATGTGGAAGGGCTTGCACAGTCATCCGCAGTTTCCATCAATGGTCTGAAAGTAGGACAGGTTGATAAGATCATTCCCAGAACAGCAAAAGACGGAAAGATCAGTTTTGTGGTAAAAATTACAGTGGATGATAAATTCGAGTTTTCCAAAAATTCAACCCTTGAAATCTTTGAACCTGGCTTAATGTCCGGAAAGGAGATGAGAGTAAATCTGATGTACGGAGGCCCGACTGCCAAAGATGGAGATACATTGCAGGGAGCTTTCAAATTGGGAACTTTGGGAAGCCTTTCTTCTCAGGTAGGCCCGGTTAAGGATCAACTGCAGACTGTTTTACACCGTGTAGACTCACTTATGGCCAATGCCAATCAATTGGTTGACGGGCAGAACAGAGCTGAGATCAAGGCATTACTGGCTAATCTTAACAAAACAGTAGGAGCGCTGGAAACCACAGCAGGAAGCGTAAATACCCTTGTAGGCCATAACGATCCTAAACTTCAGAAAGTACTTGATGATGCAAGCGTTACCATGCAGAGCGGGAAAGTAACATTAGACAAATACGGTAACCTTGCAGAAAGCATTGATACTAAAAAACTGAATGCAACAATCGCAAATTTAGACGCTACCGTAGGAAAACTTAATCAGGTAATCGCAGGAGTTGACAACGGACAGGGAAGCTTAGGAAAACTGATGAAAGATGAACAGTTATACAATAACCTGAATTCTGCTTCCACCAACCTGAATTCACTGATTGAAGACATGAAAGCAAACCCTAAGAGATATATTAATTTCTCGGTTTTCGGTAAGAATAATAAAGACTAA
- a CDS encoding peptidylprolyl isomerase has protein sequence MAILGQIRSKPWLLMGVIALALLAFLVNPDSIDKVFGKNPDVLGKVNGEKISREEFNDQLFVLQQQAEQQGRPKTGLEEQAWQLLVQSKLIKQQFEKLGFEMTDDYFWNQIQYDQMFAQNKQFFDEKGNFKTQELKKEIETLKNTNPEGYNQWLKTRKTVEYRLMARQVFTNISAGITTGKKEAEELMKQRDQMADIDFVKIDYAAYLQKTKINVTTADLENYIKQHPVMFKAEPSRNIGIVYFPSTPSPADDAATQKEINKLFSAGTDTSGGTENFQNTKNDSMFVMANSDMPFNNQYLSPNQLPQTIKGQITSAAIGQVFGPYKEQNFYVVSKLLDKKTSDSTLSRHILIAFKGSPAGEGVTRTKEQAKKLADSIGAIVKATPAKFTEFLKLSNDPNSAAQGGSLGWTTPETPFVPEFLTYLANNPKGATGVVETQFGYHIINIEDKKAGAMSYKVANLVKEVKPSDATEAESDKKARRFIQQVQGKSFNDFVNIAKKGNYQFSNPKAAKRFDGQLQGLGTDKDGEILAWAFDKKRTKGDTEFFTVEGTGDKIVAYLNGKQEAGLADPESVRDQIEVIVKNKLAAKQISDKIAGAKASNLDQIAKMFASTKQAAQVNMLNPSVAGAMEPKVAGAAFGAAKGKLSNPIEGGTGVYVLIKKSETVNKQPGDVKQFTESITQRNSGMFGQAWMKSLQDNADIKDYRIEIWNKLGNQQQ, from the coding sequence ATGGCAATTTTAGGACAGATTAGGAGTAAGCCTTGGCTTTTGATGGGAGTGATCGCATTGGCGCTTTTAGCGTTTCTGGTAAACCCTGACAGCATCGACAAGGTTTTTGGAAAAAATCCTGATGTTTTAGGAAAAGTAAACGGGGAGAAAATATCCCGCGAAGAGTTTAATGACCAGCTTTTCGTACTGCAGCAGCAGGCTGAACAACAGGGCCGTCCAAAAACGGGACTTGAAGAGCAGGCATGGCAGTTACTTGTACAATCTAAACTTATCAAGCAGCAGTTTGAGAAATTGGGCTTTGAAATGACAGATGATTATTTCTGGAATCAGATCCAGTATGACCAGATGTTTGCACAAAACAAACAGTTCTTTGATGAGAAAGGTAATTTTAAAACTCAAGAACTTAAAAAAGAAATTGAAACATTAAAGAACACCAACCCGGAAGGCTACAACCAGTGGCTGAAAACCAGAAAAACTGTGGAATACAGACTGATGGCAAGACAGGTGTTTACTAATATTTCTGCGGGAATCACTACCGGAAAGAAAGAAGCTGAAGAGCTTATGAAGCAGAGAGATCAGATGGCTGACATTGATTTCGTAAAGATTGATTATGCGGCATACCTTCAGAAAACAAAAATCAACGTTACTACAGCTGACCTTGAAAACTACATCAAGCAGCACCCTGTAATGTTCAAAGCTGAGCCTAGCAGAAATATAGGAATCGTTTATTTCCCTTCCACACCTAGTCCTGCAGATGATGCAGCGACTCAGAAGGAGATCAATAAGCTGTTTTCAGCCGGTACAGATACTAGTGGAGGAACTGAAAACTTCCAGAATACAAAGAATGACTCAATGTTCGTAATGGCTAATTCTGATATGCCATTCAACAACCAATATTTATCGCCTAACCAATTACCTCAGACGATTAAAGGGCAGATCACATCTGCTGCTATCGGACAGGTTTTTGGACCTTACAAAGAGCAGAACTTCTATGTGGTTTCAAAACTTTTGGATAAAAAGACCTCTGACTCTACATTGTCAAGACATATTCTTATTGCTTTCAAAGGAAGCCCTGCGGGAGAAGGAGTAACAAGAACTAAAGAGCAGGCTAAGAAATTGGCAGACTCTATCGGAGCTATTGTAAAAGCAACTCCAGCTAAATTTACAGAATTCCTGAAACTTTCCAACGACCCTAACTCTGCAGCTCAGGGAGGAAGCCTAGGATGGACAACCCCGGAAACACCTTTCGTTCCCGAGTTCCTTACCTATCTGGCTAACAACCCTAAAGGTGCTACAGGCGTAGTAGAAACACAGTTCGGATACCATATCATCAATATTGAAGATAAAAAAGCAGGGGCAATGAGCTATAAAGTAGCTAACCTTGTAAAAGAAGTGAAGCCTTCTGATGCTACAGAAGCTGAATCTGATAAAAAAGCAAGAAGATTCATCCAGCAGGTTCAGGGGAAATCTTTCAACGATTTCGTGAATATTGCTAAAAAAGGAAACTATCAGTTCTCCAATCCAAAAGCTGCCAAAAGATTTGACGGACAGCTTCAGGGACTTGGTACAGATAAAGACGGAGAAATCCTGGCTTGGGCTTTCGATAAGAAAAGAACCAAAGGAGATACAGAATTCTTTACTGTAGAAGGTACAGGAGATAAAATCGTTGCATATCTTAACGGGAAACAGGAAGCTGGTCTTGCTGATCCTGAATCTGTAAGAGATCAGATTGAAGTGATCGTTAAAAATAAACTGGCAGCAAAACAGATTTCTGATAAAATTGCCGGAGCTAAGGCTTCAAACTTAGATCAGATTGCTAAAATGTTTGCTTCTACAAAACAGGCCGCTCAGGTTAATATGCTTAACCCTTCAGTAGCCGGTGCTATGGAGCCTAAAGTAGCCGGTGCTGCTTTCGGTGCGGCAAAAGGTAAACTTTCCAACCCTATTGAAGGCGGAACAGGAGTTTATGTATTGATCAAAAAATCAGAAACGGTAAACAAGCAGCCGGGAGACGTGAAGCAGTTTACAGAATCTATTACCCAGAGAAATTCAGGAATGTTCGGACAGGCTTGGATGAAGAGCCTTCAGGATAATGCAGATATCAAAGATTACAGAATCGAGATCTGGAATAAGCTGGGAAATCAGCAACAGTAA
- the lon gene encoding endopeptidase La, producing MTEFEDISLEEMIGDGFDIVAEEINLSDFSETDKNSEQRIFPILPVRNMVMFPNVVIPITAGRKTSIQLLEEAQKNGEFIGIVSQKNSDLEQPSEKDMYQTGTLAKIIKIIKLPEGNITAITKGFHRFKIKKIVENKPYFKAEISKLKDSQPKNKEEYEALLENIKDLALKIIELDPNIPNAANFAIKNINNNDDLLNFICTNASFPSTEKQKLLEEKSLIERANKCYEMMHEDFRKLELRNQIHQKTSKDLDKQQREYFLNQQIRTIQDELGGGLESDVEDLINKAKSKKWSQEVEDHFQKEINRLQRQNPNAPDYNVQRNYLDFFTDLPWETYTKDTFDIAKAEKILDKAHFGLEDIKKRILEHMAVLKLKNNMKSPILLLVGPPGVGKTSLGKSVADALGRKYVRLSLGGLHDESEIRGHRKTYIGAMAGRILQSIKKSGTSNPVIVLDEIDKIGQGLHGDPSSALLEVLDPEQNKAFYDNFLEMGYDLSKVMFIATANSLSTIQTPLLDRTEIIQIAGYTMEEKTEIAKRHLIKKQQEENGLDAKSFKLGNPELKHIIEAHTSESGVRTLEKRIAAIARWVALQTALVKEYDPKITIEKTDEILGVPRPKSLSEITGVPGVVTGLAWTSVGGDILYIESILSNGKGSLTMTGNLGTVMKESATIALEYIKAKHHELGIPQEDLDKKNVHVHVPEGATPKDGPSAGIAMLTSMVSSFKNKKVKPHLAMTGEITLRGKVLPVGGIKEKLLAATRAGIKEVILCEANRKDVEEIKKDYLKNLTVHYVNRMEEVIDFAIEK from the coding sequence ATGACAGAATTTGAAGATATTAGTTTAGAGGAAATGATTGGTGATGGATTTGATATTGTAGCGGAAGAGATCAACCTTTCAGACTTTTCGGAGACTGATAAAAATTCCGAACAGAGAATATTCCCGATACTTCCTGTAAGAAATATGGTCATGTTTCCGAATGTGGTAATTCCTATTACCGCCGGAAGAAAAACCTCGATACAGCTTCTTGAAGAGGCCCAGAAAAATGGTGAATTCATCGGAATCGTGAGCCAGAAAAATTCAGATCTGGAGCAGCCTTCTGAAAAAGATATGTACCAGACCGGCACTCTGGCCAAGATTATTAAGATCATCAAACTTCCTGAAGGAAATATCACCGCTATTACCAAAGGCTTCCACAGATTCAAAATAAAAAAGATTGTAGAAAACAAGCCTTACTTTAAAGCGGAAATCTCAAAGCTAAAGGATTCCCAACCAAAAAATAAGGAAGAATATGAGGCTTTGCTTGAAAATATCAAAGATTTAGCCTTAAAAATCATTGAGCTGGATCCCAACATCCCGAATGCAGCCAATTTCGCCATCAAGAATATTAATAATAATGATGATCTTCTGAATTTCATCTGTACCAATGCCAGTTTTCCTTCCACAGAAAAGCAAAAGCTCCTTGAAGAGAAAAGTCTCATAGAAAGAGCCAACAAGTGCTATGAAATGATGCATGAGGATTTCAGAAAACTGGAACTGAGAAACCAGATTCATCAGAAAACCTCGAAGGATCTTGACAAGCAGCAGAGGGAATACTTCCTGAACCAGCAGATCAGAACCATCCAGGATGAATTGGGAGGCGGCCTGGAAAGTGATGTGGAAGACCTCATCAACAAAGCAAAAAGTAAAAAATGGAGTCAGGAAGTGGAAGATCATTTCCAAAAGGAGATCAACAGGCTGCAACGCCAGAATCCTAATGCTCCGGATTATAACGTACAAAGGAATTATCTTGATTTCTTTACGGATCTTCCGTGGGAAACCTATACAAAGGATACTTTTGATATTGCCAAAGCTGAAAAGATTTTAGACAAGGCTCATTTCGGACTGGAAGATATTAAGAAAAGGATTCTGGAGCACATGGCTGTTTTAAAATTGAAAAACAACATGAAATCTCCTATTCTTTTACTTGTAGGGCCTCCGGGAGTAGGAAAAACTTCTTTAGGAAAATCTGTTGCTGATGCTTTGGGAAGAAAATACGTAAGGTTATCACTTGGCGGACTTCATGATGAAAGTGAGATCCGCGGACACAGAAAGACTTATATTGGAGCTATGGCCGGAAGAATTCTGCAGTCTATCAAAAAATCAGGCACATCCAACCCCGTTATTGTTCTTGATGAAATTGATAAGATCGGGCAAGGTCTTCATGGCGATCCAAGTTCCGCCTTGCTGGAAGTCCTTGATCCTGAACAAAATAAAGCTTTCTATGATAATTTCCTGGAAATGGGTTACGATTTGTCTAAGGTAATGTTTATTGCTACAGCCAATTCACTTTCCACAATTCAAACACCATTATTGGACAGAACGGAGATCATTCAGATCGCCGGATACACAATGGAGGAAAAAACGGAGATCGCGAAAAGACATTTGATCAAAAAGCAGCAGGAAGAAAACGGTCTGGATGCAAAATCATTCAAACTTGGAAATCCTGAGCTTAAGCATATTATTGAAGCACACACTTCGGAAAGCGGTGTGAGAACCCTGGAAAAAAGGATTGCTGCCATTGCAAGATGGGTGGCTCTTCAGACCGCTCTGGTAAAAGAATATGATCCAAAGATCACTATCGAAAAAACAGATGAAATCCTTGGGGTTCCAAGACCGAAAAGTCTGTCTGAAATTACCGGTGTGCCCGGTGTTGTAACCGGACTGGCCTGGACAAGCGTAGGTGGGGATATTTTATACATTGAAAGTATCTTAAGCAATGGAAAAGGCAGTCTTACCATGACCGGAAATTTAGGTACGGTAATGAAGGAATCCGCAACTATTGCCCTTGAATATATTAAAGCTAAGCATCATGAACTTGGTATACCGCAGGAAGACCTGGATAAGAAAAATGTTCACGTTCACGTTCCGGAAGGGGCAACTCCAAAGGATGGACCATCTGCCGGTATTGCGATGCTGACCTCAATGGTTTCTTCATTCAAGAATAAGAAAGTAAAACCTCATCTTGCCATGACAGGAGAAATAACTTTAAGAGGAAAAGTTCTTCCTGTAGGCGGAATCAAAGAAAAGCTTCTTGCTGCAACCAGAGCAGGAATAAAGGAAGTAATTCTTTGTGAAGCCAACAGAAAAGATGTGGAAGAAATTAAAAAAGATTACCTGAAAAACCTGACTGTACATTATGTAAACAGAATGGAAGAGGTAATAGATTTTGCCATTGAAAAATAA